The Planctomycetota bacterium DNA segment GCCGGCGCCGAGCACGAGGCCGAGCACGCTCAGCACCATGTCGCCCGCGCCGGTGATGTCGTACAGCTCCCGCGCCCTGGCGGGGAACTTGCGGGGCCTCTGGCCGCCGCGGTAGAGGGCGATGCCGTCGCGGTCCATCGTCACCACGCAGGCTTCCAGCTCGAGGCGCCGCAGCAGGCGCCGCCCGATTCTGTCCACCTCCGAGCGCCCGACGTTCAGGCCGGCGGCCTCGGCCGCCTCGACGAAGTTGGGCGAGATCGCCGAGCAGCCGCGATAGCGGCCGGGGTCCACACCGCGGGCGGGGTCCACAAGCACCCGTTTGCCGGCACGCCGGCATCGGGCGATCAGGGGCGCGAGGAGTTCGAGCGTGAGCACGCCCTTGTTGTAGTCGGGCAGCAACACGATATCGGCCTGGCGCAGCGCGGGGGCGATGGCGGCCAGCAGCCGCCGGGCCGCGGGGCCGGGCAACGGCGAGGCGTCCTCGTGGTCCACCCGCAACACCTGTTGGCCGCGGGCGAGGAAGCGGGTCTTGACCGTGGTCGGGCGGTCGGCCAGGGGCACGACGGCCTCCAGGCTGACGCCGCGCCGCTCCATCCGCTCGCGCAGGCGGTCCGCGGCGGCATCGGCGCCGAGGGCGGTGGCGAAGGCCACCCGGGCTCCCAGCACGGCCAGGTTCACGGCCACGCTGCCCGCGCCGCCGCACCGTTCCTCTTCGCGCTCCACCTTGAGCACCTGGATCGGGGCCTCGGGCGAGATGCGGTCCACGCTGCCCCACACGTAGCGGTCAAGCATCAGATCGCCCACGACCAGCACCCGTGGCTGGCCGATCGCGGCGAACTTGCGGGCAAGGTCGGGCGTCACTCGAGGTCACTCCCTTCCGAATCAGCGCCCCCGTCGTCGTCCTCGGGCGCCTCCGCTCCCGCCCCTGGGGCCTCTCCTGGGGGGCGTTTGCGCCAGCGCGAGTGGAGCCAGAACCACTGGTCGGGGTGCTTTCGCACGAACTCCTCGATTCGCTGGGTGAACATCGCCGTGTTGGCCACCACGTCGGCCTTGTGGTCCCCCGTGCGGATCAACTCGAAGGGCGGATCGCAATGGAAGCAATGGAAGAGCCGGTGCCCCTCTCGGTACGTGTAGCCGGCCAGCACCGGCACATCGAGCTTGAGGGCGAGGCTGGCCGGGCTGGGCACGGTGGAGGCCAGCTTGCCGAAGAAGGGCACGAAGACGCCGCCCTTGCGCTGATTCTGGTCGATCAGCATAGCCACGCAGCCGCCGGCGCGCAAGTGGCTGAGCACCTGCCGCAGCGCCCCCTGGCGGCCGATGACCTTGAGGCCGCCCTCCTCGCGGAAGCGCCGGGCCCGCTCCTCGACGAGGCGGTTCGACAGGGTGCGGGCCACCACCAGGGCCGAGCCGGCCGTGTGGCCGAGGGCGCGGCCCGCCAGCTCCCAGTTGCCGAAGTGGCCGGTCACCACGATGGCGCCCTTGCCCCTGGCGAGGGCCGCCCGCAGGTGCTCGGCCCCCTCGACCCGCGAGAAGTCGGTCAGCTTCATCTTCCGCAGGATCTTGGGCAGCATGAGGTCTTCGACGAAGTTGGTGCAGACGTTGCGGTAGACGCGGCGGACCAGCGCCCGCGCCTCCTCGGGGCTCAGCCCAAGGGCCCAGGCGGCGTTCTCCTCGGCCACGCGCCGGTGGCCGCGGTCGGCCAGCCGCGTGAGCGCGCCCAGGACACGCCCCAGCCCCAGGTGCGCGCCGATCGGCAGCAGGCGCACGAGCCGCTCGACGCCGACCATGTACAGGTACTCGGCGTATTCGCGGACCCGGCTGCGGCGTTTGACCGACACGGTGGCGGCCTCTCAATCGGCCCGGAGGGCGCGCTCGATGGCCTCGACCAGCAGATCGCGCCCGCTTTGTACGGCGAACTCCACGGCGAGCACATCCAGCGCGGGCCCGCCCGCGGGGAACGCGGCGATCTTCACGGCGTCCTTCTCCGTCGTCACCACGGCCTCTGCTCCGGCCCGCTCGGCCTGGCGGGCGAGGGCATCGAGTTCCGCCGCGGTGTACAGGTGGTGGTCACGAAACGGCTCATGGTGCAGCAGTTCGGCGCCCAGGGTCTTCAACGTTCTGGGGAACGCCTCGGGATTCCCCAGGGCGCTGAAGGCGAACACCTTGCGCCCTCGCACCCAGGCGAGCGGCCTCACCTCGCGCGTGCCGTGGCGGCGGAAGCTCATGGGCCGATGCTCGGCCCGCACGATGGGGCATCCGGGGGCCAGCTCGCGCACTCGGAGGGCCACGCTGCTCACCTCGGCCTCCGTGGCAAGGTCGCAACGGGTCAGCACCACCAGATCGGCGCGGCGGAGGCCCGCGAGCGGCTCACGTAGCAGGCCGCGAGGCAGCAGGTAGCCATAGCCGAAGGGCAGCAGGGCATCCACCAGCACGATATCCAGGTCGCGCCCCAGCGCCACGTGCTGGAAGCCATCGTCCAGCACGAGGCATTCGGCTTTGTGCTCGGCGATGGCGCGCAGGCCGTTGGCATAGCGGTTGGCGCCGACCAGGTGGGGCACCTCGGGCAGACGCTGCCGGAAGAGCAGCGTCTCGTCGCTCTCGCCGCCGCGGGCCTTCTCCCCGTAGCCGCGGCTGAGGATGGCGACCTTGACCCCACGCTCCTGGAGCCACTGCCCCAGCCAGGCCACGAACGGCGTCTTGCCCGTGCCGCCGGCGGTGAGGTTGCCCACGCTGATCACGCAGGCATCGAGGTCGCGGCACATCAG contains these protein-coding regions:
- a CDS encoding bifunctional heptose 7-phosphate kinase/heptose 1-phosphate adenyltransferase, with protein sequence MTPDLARKFAAIGQPRVLVVGDLMLDRYVWGSVDRISPEAPIQVLKVEREEERCGGAGSVAVNLAVLGARVAFATALGADAAADRLRERMERRGVSLEAVVPLADRPTTVKTRFLARGQQVLRVDHEDASPLPGPAARRLLAAIAPALRQADIVLLPDYNKGVLTLELLAPLIARCRRAGKRVLVDPARGVDPGRYRGCSAISPNFVEAAEAAGLNVGRSEVDRIGRRLLRRLELEACVVTMDRDGIALYRGGQRPRKFPARARELYDITGAGDMVLSVLGLVLGAGGSWDEAVEAANLAGGLEVAKIGVVPLSREEIAAEMHRVADLERAGGSAPTKLRSREELAQIVRTLKSQGRTIVFTNGCFDLLNANHISLLRHSKSLGDVLIVATNSDESIRRLKGPSRPVLTEAERVELLSAVHHVDYVAVFPEDTPRPLLQLLQPDILVKGGDYKSKEEVVGWEIVEGYGGRIERAPMSHYHSTSRIVRKILDAHGRSDG
- a CDS encoding lysophospholipid acyltransferase family protein — encoded protein: MSVKRRSRVREYAEYLYMVGVERLVRLLPIGAHLGLGRVLGALTRLADRGHRRVAEENAAWALGLSPEEARALVRRVYRNVCTNFVEDLMLPKILRKMKLTDFSRVEGAEHLRAALARGKGAIVVTGHFGNWELAGRALGHTAGSALVVARTLSNRLVEERARRFREEGGLKVIGRQGALRQVLSHLRAGGCVAMLIDQNQRKGGVFVPFFGKLASTVPSPASLALKLDVPVLAGYTYREGHRLFHCFHCDPPFELIRTGDHKADVVANTAMFTQRIEEFVRKHPDQWFWLHSRWRKRPPGEAPGAGAEAPEDDDGGADSEGSDLE
- the lpxK gene encoding tetraacyldisaccharide 4'-kinase, producing the protein MSKSLACYLDYVSGRRGGLRGALVRAGLSVLATAYRLGCATRKALYDWGLLMCRDLDACVISVGNLTAGGTGKTPFVAWLGQWLQERGVKVAILSRGYGEKARGGESDETLLFRQRLPEVPHLVGANRYANGLRAIAEHKAECLVLDDGFQHVALGRDLDIVLVDALLPFGYGYLLPRGLLREPLAGLRRADLVVLTRCDLATEAEVSSVALRVRELAPGCPIVRAEHRPMSFRRHGTREVRPLAWVRGRKVFAFSALGNPEAFPRTLKTLGAELLHHEPFRDHHLYTAAELDALARQAERAGAEAVVTTEKDAVKIAAFPAGGPALDVLAVEFAVQSGRDLLVEAIERALRAD